In Gimesia panareensis, the genomic window TTCGGCAATGATGGTCTCGTTAAGTTGTGCATTCAAAACATCGTTTTGCATAACGAGTGCTGGACGTATTTTGCTCCCTGCGGCCCCAACATAGGGAATCTCGACCAGGATGACATCACTTCTTTGCATTGTCGTAGTCGTTGTAAATATCCATGGCAGGATCGTTCCAGTCGCTTGATTCGAAAGCACGCGCCAGCATTTTTCGGAGGTCAGCATCAGTGACTTCATCGGTGCCGCCCATCCGGATCACGCCGCAAATCTTTGCATAAATATCCTTGCGGATCAGGACACACTCCGTACCCTCAACATCAACGGGAACATCTTCCCCGCGAGAAATCGCTTCTGCCTGCTCTCTGGTAATTTTCATCGAAACCTCCAGACAAATTGTGACAGACAGCGAATCTCCAGGCAACACGTTTATCAGAAAAAACAGAACTTTTGTATACAAGGCCTGAGCTTAAAAGGTTAGCATGTGCACAAATCAGAT contains:
- a CDS encoding type II toxin-antitoxin system PemK/MazF family toxin — translated: MKSLMLTSEKCWRVLSNQATGTILPWIFTTTTTMQRSDVILVEIPYVGAAGSKIRPALVMQNDVLNAQLNETIIAEITSNTRQRFRDNNVLIEITTSEGRATGLLSDSLVRGNRLHTVPQSDIQRVIGSLSDSLMQQVEAAVNNALDC